One Oncorhynchus kisutch isolate 150728-3 linkage group LG11, Okis_V2, whole genome shotgun sequence genomic region harbors:
- the LOC109899364 gene encoding tripartite motif-containing protein 35-like, with amino-acid sequence MAAKSSLPEEDLCCPVCCDIFTDPVILSCSHSYCHECLQEYWRQRKVNECPVCRKRFSSGAAHCNLALRNLCEAFLQERRQKEEGGASAGSEVVCSLHGEKLKLFCLEDKQPACVVCQTSRKHANHKFCPVDEAAGDYKKELKSVLKVLQEKLKVFDAVKLTCDKTEQHIRSQAQHTEKQIMEEFKALHLFLRDERVVRIAALKEEEERKSQLMKRKIEEMSREISSLSDTIRDVEVELRGEDVVFIQSYQAIKQRALECTPTDPERVSGALIDVAKHLGNLQFRVWEKMQEIVQFTPVILDPNTVHPHLILSNNLISLRHSTETPQLPDNPERFDKYRSVLGSDGFNSGTHSWDVEVGDSILWSVGVVTEWKGATASTRGHWRLDNNKGVFKARSSSDQSVPLSNRLRPQRIRVQLDWERGKLSFSDPVTNTHLHTFTHTFTKRLFPCFCSKHLRILPEKVSVVVEQHS; translated from the coding sequence ATGGCTGCTAAATCGTCTCTCCCAGAGGAGGATCTCTGCTGTCCTGTGTGCTGTGACATCTTCACAGATCCTGTTATCCTGTCATGTAGCCACAGCTACTGTCATGAATGCCTACAGGAATATTGGAGACAAAGAAAAGTGAATGAATGTCCCGTATGCAGGAAAAGATTCAGCTCAGGAGCAGCTCACTGTAACCTGGCTCTGAGAAACCTGTGTGAAGCCTTCTTACAGGAGAGACGTCAGAAAGAGGAGGGTGGAGCTTCAGCGGGGTCTGAGGTGGTCTGCAGTCTGCACGGTGAGAAACTCAAGCTCTTCTGTCTAGAGGATAAACAGCCTGCATGTGTGGTGTGTCAGACTTCTAGAAAACACGCAAACCATAAGTTCTGTCCTGTGGATGAGGCTGCAGGGGACTACAAGAAGGAACTCAAGTCTGTGCTGAAGGTCTTACAGGAGAAGCTGAAGGTCTTTGACGCAGTGAAACTAACTTGCGATAAAACAGAACAGCATATCAGAAGCCAGGCCCAGCACACAGAAAAACAGATTATGGAGGAATTTAAAGCACTTCACTTGTTCTTAAGAGATGAACGGGTAGTCAGGATTGCTGCactgaaggaggaagaggagaggaagagtcagCTGATGAAGAGGAAAATTgaagagatgagcagagagataTCATCACTTTCAGACACAATCAGAGACGTAGAGGTGGAGCTGAGAGGGGAAGACGTCGTGTTTATACAGAGTTACCAGGCTATAAAGCAAAGAGCCCTGGAGTGCACACCAACGGACCCAGAGAGGGTTTCAGGAGCTCTGATAGACGTGGCCAAACACCTGGGCAACCTGCAGTTCAGAGTCTGGGAGAAGATGCAGGAGATTGTTCAGTTCACTCCTGTTATTCTCGACCCCAACACTGTTCACCCCCATCTCATCCTGTCTAACAACCTGATTAGTTTGAGACATAGTACGGAGACACCGCAGCTTCCTGATAACCCAGAGAGATTTGATAAGTACCGATCGGTTCTGGGTTCTGACGGCTTTAATTCAGGGACACACAGCTGGGACGTTGAGGTTGGGGACAGTATTTTATGGTCTGTTGGTGTGGTCACAGAGTGGAAGGGGGCCACTGCCTCAACGAGAGGACACTGGCGTTTAGATAATAACAAAGGAGTATTTAAAGCTCGCTCCTCATCGGATCAAAGCGTCCCTCTCTCAAATAGACTGAGACCACAGAGGATCAGAGTGCAGCTGGACTGGGAAAGAGGAAAGCTGTCATTCTCTGACCCTGTTACtaacacccacctacacacatttacacacactttCACCAAGAGACTCTTTCCCTGCTTTTGTAGTAAGCATCTGAGGATTTTACCAGAGAAAGTCTCTGTTGTAGTGGAACAGCATAGTTAG